A genome region from Nocardia sp. NBC_01730 includes the following:
- a CDS encoding sirohydrochlorin chelatase, with translation MIGGVTASKPPALIAVAHGSRDPRSAATVSAVVAAVAAARPDIDVRLAFLDLNAPSVEQVVDGVAAQGHRHAVVTPLLLGSAFHARVDLPGLLDTARARQPQLRLTQADVLGPDIGLIAALRDRVLAACSARDAVHPLADRRLGIAVAAVGSSSATANARTAEVAGRLAALTGWRTEICFATTEPSVAEAIAALRADGAGRVFVAPWFLAPGRLTDRLVGAAPHAIHADVLGPHPALTDVILDRYHTAIAEPHALSA, from the coding sequence ATGATCGGTGGTGTGACCGCCTCGAAGCCGCCCGCGCTGATCGCAGTGGCCCACGGCAGTCGTGATCCGCGGTCGGCGGCGACGGTGTCGGCGGTCGTCGCCGCCGTCGCGGCCGCACGCCCGGATATCGATGTCCGGCTCGCCTTCCTCGATCTCAATGCGCCCTCGGTCGAGCAGGTCGTGGATGGTGTCGCGGCCCAGGGACACAGGCACGCGGTGGTGACGCCGCTGCTGCTCGGCAGCGCCTTCCACGCCAGAGTGGACCTGCCCGGTCTGCTCGATACGGCCCGTGCCCGTCAGCCGCAGCTGCGGCTGACCCAGGCCGACGTACTCGGCCCGGACATCGGACTGATCGCCGCATTGCGGGATCGCGTCCTGGCCGCCTGCTCCGCGCGAGATGCCGTGCACCCCTTGGCGGATCGTCGCCTCGGCATAGCGGTCGCGGCGGTCGGCTCGTCCTCGGCCACCGCCAATGCGCGCACCGCCGAGGTGGCCGGTCGGCTCGCCGCGCTCACCGGATGGCGCACCGAGATCTGCTTCGCCACCACCGAACCGTCGGTGGCCGAGGCCATTGCGGCACTGCGTGCCGATGGCGCGGGCCGCGTTTTCGTCGCGCCCTGGTTCCTCGCCCCCGGCCGGCTGACCGACCGCCTGGTCGGCGCGGCGCCGCACGCGATCCACGCCGACGTCCTCGGCCCACACCCGGCCCTCACCGACGTCATCCTGGACCGCTATCACACGGCGATCGCCGAACCGCACGCGCTCTCGGCCTGA
- a CDS encoding sulfate adenylyltransferase subunit 1, with product MSDLLRLATAGSVDDGKSTLVGRLLYDTKSVLADQIDAVTRASVDKGLATPDLSLLVDGLRAEREQGITIDVAYRYFATPRRSFVLADTPGHVQYTRNTVSGASTAQLVILLVDARKGVIEQTRRHAAVLALLGVPKLVLAVNKIDLVDDAATVFADISAEFTELTGRLGWSSEDVLEIPVSALHGDNIATRSDNTPYYSGPSLIEHLESVPVDADSTGNHALGLRFPVQYVIRPRTSEYPDYRGYAGQIAAGTVAPGDEIVVLPSGIRTTVERIDTPDGELAVAQTGRSVTLILADEVDVSRGDIIASVADAPEPIDTFDATVCWLGDKPLRPGARLLLKHGTRTTQAIVGTLLERFDEQRLAADPNPESLALNDIGRISVRVAEPIAADDYRVNRHTGSFLLIDPSGGNTLAAGLVGDVLTAVEVGAGA from the coding sequence ATGTCCGACCTATTGAGGCTGGCCACCGCCGGTTCTGTCGACGACGGCAAGTCCACTCTGGTCGGACGCCTGCTCTACGACACGAAATCCGTACTGGCCGACCAGATCGACGCCGTCACGCGCGCGTCGGTGGACAAAGGTCTTGCCACACCTGATCTTTCGCTGCTCGTGGACGGGCTGCGCGCGGAACGCGAACAGGGCATTACCATCGATGTCGCCTATCGCTACTTCGCTACGCCGCGGCGTTCTTTCGTGCTCGCGGACACCCCCGGGCACGTGCAGTACACCCGCAACACCGTATCCGGCGCGTCCACCGCGCAGCTGGTGATCCTGCTGGTCGACGCGCGCAAGGGCGTCATCGAGCAGACCCGCAGGCACGCCGCGGTGCTCGCGCTGCTCGGCGTGCCGAAGCTGGTGCTCGCGGTGAACAAGATCGACTTGGTCGACGACGCCGCCACCGTGTTCGCCGACATCTCCGCGGAGTTCACCGAACTCACCGGCAGGCTGGGCTGGTCGAGCGAGGACGTGCTGGAGATCCCGGTATCGGCGCTGCACGGCGACAACATCGCCACTCGCTCGGACAACACCCCGTACTACAGCGGTCCCTCGCTGATCGAGCATCTGGAGTCGGTACCGGTCGACGCCGACAGTACCGGCAATCACGCACTGGGACTCCGGTTCCCGGTGCAGTACGTGATCCGGCCGCGCACCTCCGAATACCCGGACTACCGCGGCTACGCGGGACAGATCGCGGCGGGCACGGTCGCGCCGGGCGACGAGATCGTCGTGCTGCCCTCCGGTATCCGCACCACCGTCGAGCGAATCGACACCCCGGACGGCGAGCTCGCGGTCGCGCAGACCGGCCGCAGCGTCACACTGATCCTGGCCGACGAGGTCGACGTCTCGCGCGGCGACATCATCGCCTCGGTCGCCGACGCGCCGGAGCCGATCGACACGTTCGACGCGACCGTCTGCTGGCTGGGTGACAAGCCGTTGCGACCCGGCGCACGCCTGCTGCTCAAGCACGGCACCCGAACCACCCAGGCGATCGTCGGCACTCTCCTCGAGCGCTTCGACGAGCAGCGCCTCGCCGCCGACCCGAATCCGGAGTCGTTGGCGCTCAACGACATCGGGCGCATCTCGGTGCGGGTCGCCGAGCCGATCGCGGCCGACGACTACCGGGTGAACCGACACACCGGCAGCTTCCTGCTGATCGACCCGTCCGGCGGAAATACGCTGGCCGCCGGACTGGTCGGCGATGTGCTGACCGCGGTCGAGGTCGGCGCCGGAGCCTGA
- the cysD gene encoding sulfate adenylyltransferase subunit CysD yields the protein MTETIPSERFLGISDFDTLAALESESIHVFREVAGEFERPVILFSGGKDSTVLLHLALKAFWPAPLPFALLHVDTGHNLPEVLEFRDKVVERYGLRLYVAKVEDYLADGRLTERPDGIRNPLQTVPLLDAISENRFDAVFGGGRRDEERSRAKERIFSLRNAFGQWDPKRQRPELWNLYNGRHAPGEHVRVFPLSNWTELDIWRYIAREDIDLASIYYTHERPVYQRDGMWMTPGVWGGPRDGEVLQTRSVRYRTVGDGSSTGAILSEAADNDAILAEVAASRLTERGATRGDDRVSEAAMEDRKREGYF from the coding sequence ATGACCGAAACCATCCCAAGCGAACGTTTCCTCGGCATCAGCGATTTCGACACGCTCGCCGCGCTGGAGTCCGAGTCGATCCACGTCTTCCGCGAGGTGGCGGGCGAGTTCGAGCGGCCGGTGATCCTGTTCTCCGGCGGCAAGGACTCCACCGTGCTGCTGCACCTTGCGCTCAAAGCCTTCTGGCCCGCGCCGCTGCCATTCGCGCTGCTGCACGTGGATACCGGGCACAACCTGCCCGAGGTGCTCGAGTTCCGGGACAAGGTGGTCGAGCGCTACGGCCTGCGCCTGTACGTGGCCAAGGTGGAGGACTATCTGGCCGACGGGCGGCTCACCGAGCGTCCCGACGGCATCCGCAACCCGCTGCAGACCGTCCCGCTGCTGGACGCGATCAGCGAGAACCGCTTCGACGCCGTATTCGGCGGTGGCCGTCGCGATGAGGAGCGCTCGCGCGCCAAGGAGCGGATCTTCTCACTGCGCAACGCGTTCGGACAGTGGGACCCGAAGCGGCAGCGCCCGGAGCTGTGGAACCTCTACAACGGGCGGCACGCACCGGGCGAACATGTGCGCGTATTCCCGCTGAGCAACTGGACCGAGCTGGACATCTGGCGCTACATCGCCCGCGAGGACATCGATCTGGCGAGCATCTACTACACGCACGAGCGTCCGGTGTACCAGCGCGACGGCATGTGGATGACGCCGGGAGTGTGGGGCGGCCCGCGCGACGGCGAGGTGCTGCAGACCCGGTCGGTGCGCTACCGCACCGTCGGTGACGGATCGTCCACCGGCGCCATTCTTTCCGAAGCAGCCGACAACGACGCGATCCTCGCCGAGGTCGCCGCGTCTCGTCTGACCGAACGCGGTGCGACTCGTGGGGACGACCGAGTGTCGGAGGCCGCGATGGAAGACCGCAAACGAGAGGGTTATTTCTGA
- a CDS encoding phosphoadenylyl-sulfate reductase has product MTTQLAEKLSEDELRAIAARGAAELDGASASELLQWTEDTFGASYIVASNMQDGVLVHLAAEVHKDKSEALSVLFLDTGYHFAETIGTRDAVEVVYGVNVIDVRPEHTVAEQDRLLGMDLFAREPNECCRLRKVAPLQKSLAGYNAWVTGIRRVEAPTRANAPLISFDEAFGLVKINPIAPWSDDEMQDFIEQHGILVNPLVEEGYPSIGCAPCTRKPEAGSDPRSGRWAGLAKTECGLHTA; this is encoded by the coding sequence GTGACAACCCAACTCGCGGAAAAGCTGTCCGAAGACGAGCTACGAGCCATCGCCGCACGCGGCGCGGCCGAGCTCGACGGCGCCTCGGCGAGCGAACTCCTGCAGTGGACCGAAGACACCTTCGGTGCGAGCTACATCGTCGCCTCCAACATGCAGGACGGCGTGCTGGTGCACTTGGCCGCCGAGGTCCATAAGGACAAATCGGAGGCGCTGTCGGTGCTTTTCTTAGACACCGGCTACCACTTCGCCGAGACCATCGGCACGAGGGACGCGGTAGAGGTGGTGTACGGGGTGAACGTGATCGACGTCCGCCCAGAACACACTGTTGCCGAACAAGATCGGCTGCTGGGCATGGATTTGTTCGCCCGCGAGCCGAACGAGTGCTGCCGGCTGCGCAAGGTCGCCCCGTTGCAGAAATCGCTCGCCGGGTACAACGCCTGGGTCACCGGCATCCGCCGGGTCGAGGCGCCGACGCGGGCGAACGCGCCGCTCATCTCGTTCGACGAGGCGTTCGGGCTGGTGAAGATCAACCCGATCGCGCCGTGGTCCGACGACGAGATGCAGGACTTTATCGAACAGCACGGCATCCTGGTCAATCCCCTGGTGGAGGAGGGATATCCGTCTATCGGCTGCGCTCCGTGCACACGAAAGCCGGAGGCGGGATCCGATCCGCGAAGCGGCCGCTGGGCCGGCCTCGCCAAGACCGAATGCGGGTTGCACACAGCATGA
- a CDS encoding nitrite/sulfite reductase, protein MTSSTGAGPTEQPEPRPGHHARPERPASERRVRPDRPRPAAAAGPRARAGKPVRRKAEGQWALGYREPLNPNEQSKKDDNPLNVRARIENIYAKTGFDGIDKGDLRGRFRWWGLYTQREQGYDGSWTGDENIDLLEAKYFMMRIRCDAGALNVAQLRTLGQISTEFARDTADLSDRENVQYHWIEVENVPEIWKRIEAVGLKTTEACGDCPRVVLGSPLAGESLNEIIDPTPAIDEIVRRYIGKKEYSNLPRKFKTAISGQQDVVHEINDVAFVGVVHPEHGPGLDLWVGGGLSTNPMLAQRVGVWVPLAEVPDVWEAVVSLFRDYGYRRLRTKARLKFLVKDWGIEKFRQVLEDEFLKRKLIDGPAPEQPTKPIDHVGVQKLRNGLNAVGFSPIAGRVSGTVLTKVADAVERIGSDRIRFTPYQKLIVLDVADDMVDALIDELEPLGLQARPSLWRRNLMACSGIEFCKLSFAETRKRSQVLVPELEERLADLNAQLDVPITININGCPNSCARSQIADIGFKGQLVDDGTGNHVEGFQVHLGGSLGFDSAFGRKLRQHKVTSGELGDYIERVVRNFVKHREDGERFAQWAVRADEADLK, encoded by the coding sequence ATGACGTCGAGCACCGGCGCCGGTCCGACCGAGCAGCCCGAACCCCGGCCGGGGCACCACGCGCGCCCCGAACGCCCCGCCTCCGAACGCCGCGTCCGCCCGGACCGCCCGCGTCCCGCGGCGGCCGCCGGGCCACGTGCCCGCGCCGGCAAACCCGTGCGCCGCAAGGCCGAGGGCCAGTGGGCGCTGGGTTACCGCGAGCCGCTGAACCCGAACGAGCAATCCAAGAAAGACGACAACCCGCTCAACGTCCGCGCCCGGATCGAGAACATCTACGCCAAGACCGGCTTCGACGGCATCGACAAGGGTGACCTGCGCGGCCGGTTCCGCTGGTGGGGTCTCTACACCCAGCGCGAGCAGGGCTACGACGGCAGCTGGACCGGCGACGAGAATATCGACCTCCTCGAGGCCAAGTACTTCATGATGCGCATCCGCTGCGACGCGGGCGCGCTGAACGTCGCGCAGTTGCGCACGCTCGGCCAGATCTCCACCGAATTCGCTCGCGACACCGCCGACCTCTCCGACCGCGAAAACGTGCAGTACCACTGGATCGAGGTGGAGAACGTCCCCGAGATCTGGAAGCGGATCGAGGCGGTCGGTCTGAAAACCACCGAGGCATGCGGCGACTGCCCGCGCGTGGTACTCGGTTCCCCGCTGGCCGGCGAGTCGCTGAACGAGATCATCGACCCGACGCCCGCGATCGACGAGATCGTGCGCCGCTACATCGGCAAGAAGGAGTACTCCAACCTGCCGCGCAAGTTCAAGACCGCGATCTCCGGCCAGCAGGACGTGGTGCACGAGATCAACGATGTCGCGTTCGTGGGTGTGGTCCACCCGGAGCACGGCCCCGGTCTGGACCTGTGGGTCGGTGGCGGGCTGTCCACCAACCCGATGCTGGCGCAGCGGGTCGGTGTGTGGGTGCCGCTGGCAGAGGTCCCCGACGTGTGGGAGGCCGTGGTCTCGCTGTTCCGCGACTACGGCTACCGCCGCCTCCGAACCAAGGCGCGACTGAAGTTCCTGGTCAAGGACTGGGGCATCGAGAAGTTCCGTCAGGTGCTCGAGGACGAGTTCTTGAAGCGCAAGCTGATCGACGGTCCCGCGCCGGAGCAGCCGACCAAGCCGATCGACCACGTCGGCGTGCAGAAGCTGCGCAATGGGCTCAACGCCGTCGGCTTCTCCCCCATCGCGGGCCGCGTGTCGGGCACCGTCCTGACCAAGGTCGCCGACGCGGTGGAGCGGATCGGCTCCGACCGCATCCGGTTCACCCCATACCAGAAGCTGATCGTGCTCGACGTCGCCGACGACATGGTCGACGCGCTGATCGACGAGCTGGAACCGCTCGGGTTGCAGGCCCGCCCGTCGCTGTGGCGGCGGAACCTGATGGCCTGCTCCGGCATCGAGTTCTGCAAGCTCTCCTTCGCCGAGACCCGCAAGCGATCCCAGGTGCTGGTGCCCGAACTGGAGGAGCGGCTCGCGGATCTCAACGCGCAATTGGATGTCCCGATCACCATCAACATCAACGGTTGCCCGAACTCGTGCGCCCGGTCGCAGATCGCCGACATCGGATTCAAGGGCCAGCTGGTCGACGACGGCACCGGGAATCACGTGGAGGGTTTCCAGGTTCACCTCGGTGGCAGCCTCGGCTTCGACAGCGCCTTCGGGCGCAAGCTGCGCCAGCACAAGGTGACCAGCGGCGAACTCGGTGACTACATCGAGCGCGTGGTGCGCAACTTCGTCAAGCACCGCGAGGACGGTGAGCGATTCGCCCAGTGGGCGGTTCGCGCCGACGAAGCCGACTTGAAATAA
- a CDS encoding Ms4527A family Cys-rich leader peptide, protein MTPMRVLGVRLVARRHVDYKRVCSACCLPGSPR, encoded by the coding sequence ATGACTCCCATGCGCGTTTTGGGAGTACGGCTTGTGGCACGTCGCCACGTCGACTACAAGCGCGTCTGTAGCGCCTGCTGTCTGCCCGGTTCCCCCCGGTAG
- a CDS encoding SgcJ/EcaC family oxidoreductase: MSTSVADTDAIRAVVAAVEHAQQHELVDEFVALFRADAIWTTGHGKRLYGRAAIAEFTAEVLPGATAHGKATYEVEHILFIRPDVAAVKVRQRYFTNDGGLDSEGSPMYVMSEEDGRWLLTANQNTPVVAD, from the coding sequence ATGAGTACTTCAGTCGCCGATACCGACGCTATCCGGGCGGTGGTCGCCGCCGTCGAACACGCCCAGCAGCACGAACTCGTCGACGAGTTCGTCGCCCTGTTCCGAGCGGACGCGATCTGGACCACCGGGCACGGCAAGCGCCTCTACGGCCGTGCGGCCATCGCCGAATTCACCGCCGAGGTACTGCCCGGGGCCACCGCGCACGGCAAGGCGACCTACGAGGTCGAGCACATTCTGTTCATCCGCCCCGATGTGGCGGCGGTCAAGGTGCGCCAGCGCTACTTCACCAACGACGGCGGACTGGACAGCGAGGGCAGCCCGATGTACGTGATGTCCGAGGAGGACGGCCGCTGGCTGCTCACCGCCAACCAGAACACTCCGGTCGTTGCGGACTGA
- the hemW gene encoding radical SAM family heme chaperone HemW encodes MSSSAVAPSSADLSAPVLRDFGHGPFGVYVHVPFCATRCGYCDFNTYTAGELGTSASPQSWLEALRGELATAVREFAALPTPTPEVATIFVGGGTPSLLGGDGLAAVLAAVRGEFTLAVDAEVTTESNPESTSPEFFERIRDAGFTRVSLGMQSAAAHVLKVLDRTHTPGRAVAAAREARAAGFEHVNLDLIYGTPGETDADLDASLDAVLGAGVDHVSAYSLIVEDGTAMARRVRRGELPAPDDDVLAARYERIDARLGAAGLGWYEVSNWAAGAGAVCRHNLGYWDGGDWLGAGPGAHSHVGGVRWWNVKHPARYADRVAEGGLPAAGWEALGADERYLERVMLAVRLRTGLPLSELDASGTVAVDRVVADGRAYRSGDRLVLTDRGRLLADGVVRELLS; translated from the coding sequence GTGAGTTCTTCCGCCGTCGCCCCCTCGAGCGCCGACCTCTCCGCGCCGGTGCTGCGTGATTTCGGACATGGGCCGTTCGGCGTCTATGTGCACGTTCCGTTCTGCGCGACGCGGTGCGGATACTGCGACTTCAACACCTATACCGCGGGTGAGCTCGGCACGTCGGCGTCGCCGCAGTCCTGGCTGGAGGCATTGCGTGGGGAGTTGGCCACGGCCGTGCGGGAGTTCGCGGCGTTGCCGACTCCGACCCCGGAAGTGGCCACGATCTTCGTCGGCGGAGGGACGCCCTCGCTGCTGGGCGGCGACGGCCTCGCCGCGGTGCTCGCCGCGGTGCGCGGCGAATTCACCCTCGCCGTCGACGCCGAGGTGACCACGGAATCCAATCCGGAATCCACCTCGCCGGAATTCTTCGAGCGCATCCGGGACGCCGGGTTCACCCGGGTCTCCTTGGGCATGCAGTCCGCCGCGGCGCACGTGTTGAAGGTGCTCGACCGGACGCACACCCCCGGCCGCGCGGTCGCTGCCGCCCGCGAGGCGCGCGCCGCCGGCTTCGAGCACGTCAACCTGGACTTGATCTACGGGACACCGGGCGAGACCGACGCGGATCTCGACGCCAGCCTGGACGCGGTGCTCGGCGCGGGCGTCGATCACGTCTCGGCCTACTCGCTGATCGTGGAGGACGGCACCGCCATGGCCCGTAGGGTGCGCCGCGGCGAACTGCCCGCGCCCGACGACGATGTGCTCGCCGCACGCTATGAACGCATCGATGCCCGGCTCGGCGCGGCCGGGCTCGGCTGGTATGAGGTATCGAACTGGGCCGCGGGCGCCGGCGCGGTCTGCCGGCACAACCTCGGCTACTGGGACGGCGGCGACTGGCTCGGCGCGGGGCCCGGCGCGCACAGTCACGTGGGGGGAGTGCGCTGGTGGAATGTGAAACACCCGGCACGTTACGCGGACCGGGTCGCCGAGGGAGGGTTGCCCGCAGCGGGCTGGGAGGCGCTCGGTGCCGACGAGCGTTATCTGGAGCGCGTCATGCTCGCCGTCCGGCTGCGTACCGGTCTGCCGCTGTCCGAGCTCGACGCGTCCGGGACGGTCGCGGTGGATCGGGTCGTGGCCGACGGCCGCGCGTACCGGTCGGGTGATCGGCTGGTGCTCACCGATCGCGGTCGGCTGCTCGCCGACGGTGTGGTCCGAGAACTGCTGAGCTAG
- a CDS encoding helix-turn-helix domain-containing protein — translation MTVVFNSDTIAPHQRVDAVAAAMQEASVPSHVVLDPPEEGVHATFDVWQFGEASIFRARTTGIQLIRTPKQVRTSPAPMLAVAVQQAGDGRYEQAGVQRVVRPGELHVMDLNAPYGFGWHGEGASTCLHVPLDQLGLPADLIRQATTRVQDSPHYRLVANHIVQLTTDGDALSADPAAALSGCASIELIRGLLLSAGSDDGNGAMVPSDLLLSRIRAYVRRNLADPDLGAEKIAGAHNMSVRQLYKICANAEYSLEQWIISQRLDRVRTDLTKPDHMHRTISMIARRWGFRDPSHFARRFRAAYGLSPREWRRVATAEGEP, via the coding sequence ATGACGGTCGTGTTCAATTCGGACACCATCGCGCCGCACCAGCGGGTGGACGCGGTGGCTGCCGCGATGCAGGAGGCGTCGGTCCCGTCCCACGTCGTTCTGGATCCGCCGGAGGAGGGCGTGCACGCCACATTCGACGTGTGGCAGTTCGGCGAGGCCAGCATCTTCCGCGCGCGCACCACCGGCATCCAGCTGATCCGCACGCCGAAGCAAGTGCGTACCTCACCTGCGCCGATGCTTGCTGTCGCCGTGCAGCAGGCGGGCGACGGGCGGTACGAGCAGGCCGGCGTCCAGCGCGTAGTCCGGCCGGGCGAACTGCACGTCATGGACCTGAACGCACCCTATGGCTTCGGCTGGCACGGCGAGGGCGCATCAACCTGTCTGCACGTGCCGCTCGACCAGCTCGGCCTGCCTGCCGATCTGATCCGTCAGGCCACGACCCGGGTGCAGGACAGCCCGCACTATCGGCTGGTGGCCAACCACATCGTTCAGCTGACGACCGACGGCGACGCACTCAGCGCCGACCCGGCGGCCGCGCTGTCCGGTTGTGCCAGTATCGAATTGATCCGGGGGCTGTTGTTGTCGGCGGGAAGCGACGACGGCAACGGCGCCATGGTCCCCTCGGACCTCCTGCTGTCCCGGATTCGCGCCTATGTACGACGCAACCTGGCCGATCCCGACCTCGGTGCGGAAAAAATCGCCGGGGCGCATAATATGTCGGTCCGGCAGCTGTACAAGATCTGCGCGAACGCGGAGTACAGCCTCGAACAGTGGATCATCAGCCAGCGGCTCGACCGGGTGCGCACGGATCTGACCAAGCCGGACCATATGCACCGAACAATCTCGATGATCGCGCGGCGCTGGGGTTTTCGCGATCCGTCACATTTCGCTCGGCGCTTCCGCGCCGCCTACGGACTGTCGCCGCGGGAATGGCGGCGGGTCGCGACGGCCGAGGGCGAGCCGTAG
- a CDS encoding alpha/beta fold hydrolase — protein sequence MSRPQSRPVVFIHGLWMHSSSWAPWLELFDSAGYQASAPGWPGDGVTPEATRKNPAALNNRGIAEVADHYAEFISTLPMPPVVIGHSFGGMIAQKLLGTGFASACVAIAPAQFKGVLTLPLVQLRNALPVLGRPWLRTKTWSHTAESYHRAFANAVSRTESDQLVADYAIPAPGRPLFQAGLANFVPRSEATVDTRSERGPLLMFAGGLDRTVPEATVRSAYRIQRRNPAVTELVVLADRGHSMPADHGWREIADTAVEFLARNL from the coding sequence GTGTCGCGACCACAATCACGCCCGGTGGTGTTCATTCACGGCTTGTGGATGCACAGCAGCAGCTGGGCGCCCTGGCTCGAACTGTTCGACAGCGCCGGCTACCAGGCGTCGGCCCCGGGGTGGCCGGGCGATGGTGTGACGCCGGAGGCGACCAGGAAGAATCCCGCGGCGCTGAACAACCGCGGCATCGCCGAGGTCGCCGATCACTATGCGGAGTTCATCTCCACGCTGCCGATGCCGCCGGTCGTCATCGGGCACTCCTTCGGTGGGATGATCGCGCAGAAACTGCTCGGCACCGGCTTCGCCAGCGCGTGTGTGGCGATCGCGCCCGCGCAGTTCAAAGGGGTGCTGACGCTGCCGCTCGTGCAGCTGCGCAACGCACTGCCTGTCCTCGGCCGCCCGTGGCTGCGTACCAAGACGTGGTCGCACACCGCCGAGAGCTATCACCGCGCCTTCGCCAACGCCGTGTCCCGTACGGAGTCCGACCAGCTGGTCGCCGACTACGCGATCCCAGCGCCGGGACGGCCGCTGTTCCAGGCGGGTCTGGCCAATTTCGTGCCGCGCAGCGAGGCGACGGTGGACACGCGTAGTGAGCGAGGCCCACTGCTGATGTTCGCGGGCGGGCTCGACCGCACCGTCCCGGAGGCCACCGTGCGGTCGGCCTACCGGATCCAGCGCCGCAATCCGGCGGTGACCGAACTCGTGGTGCTCGCGGATCGCGGGCACTCCATGCCCGCCGACCATGGCTGGCGCGAAATCGCCGACACCGCAGTGGAATTTCTCGCCAGGAACCTGTAG
- a CDS encoding alpha/beta fold hydrolase: protein MPTITTTDGVEIYYKDWGSGRPVVFSHGWPLNGDAWDNQMNLVASNGYRAIAHDRRGHGRSGQVWDGHDMDHYADDLAAVINELELTDAVLVGHSTGGGEVTRYLSRHGTARVTKAVLLGAVPPLMLRTDANPEGQPIDVFDGIRAGVAADRSQFYKDLTAAFYGANRAGSTVSQGIRDHFWLMGMQVGLKGALDCVKAFAETDFTAELPNIDIPILVAHGDDDQIVPFVAAAPKTAKLLPRAQLKVYPGAPHGLCGDYEQAFNADLLDFLTS from the coding sequence ATGCCGACGATCACGACGACCGATGGTGTCGAGATCTACTACAAGGACTGGGGTTCGGGACGTCCCGTGGTGTTCAGCCACGGCTGGCCGCTGAACGGTGATGCCTGGGACAACCAGATGAACCTGGTGGCGAGCAACGGCTACCGTGCCATCGCGCACGATCGCCGCGGTCACGGCCGCTCCGGTCAGGTGTGGGATGGACATGACATGGACCACTACGCCGACGATCTCGCCGCGGTGATCAACGAGCTCGAGCTCACCGACGCGGTGCTGGTGGGGCACTCGACCGGTGGCGGCGAGGTCACCAGGTACCTGTCCAGGCACGGCACCGCCCGGGTTACGAAAGCGGTTCTGCTCGGCGCCGTTCCGCCGCTGATGCTGCGGACCGACGCCAATCCGGAGGGGCAGCCGATCGACGTCTTCGACGGGATTCGAGCCGGTGTCGCCGCTGACCGATCGCAGTTCTACAAAGATCTCACCGCTGCCTTCTACGGCGCCAACCGCGCGGGATCGACTGTCTCGCAGGGGATTCGGGATCACTTCTGGTTGATGGGCATGCAGGTCGGACTCAAAGGAGCGCTCGACTGCGTCAAGGCGTTCGCCGAAACCGATTTCACCGCGGAGCTGCCCAATATCGACATACCGATTTTGGTCGCACACGGTGACGACGACCAGATCGTCCCGTTCGTTGCCGCCGCCCCCAAAACCGCGAAGCTACTCCCGCGGGCACAGCTGAAAGTGTATCCTGGTGCCCCGCACGGCCTTTGCGGCGACTACGAACAGGCATTCAACGCCGACCTGCTCGACTTCCTGACAAGCTGA
- a CDS encoding alpha/beta fold hydrolase: MKRRHIVRGVLAALAITLAAVSAGPAQAAPLPTIVLVHGAFADTTSWDGVAALLRDRGYPVVTPDNPLRGPARDAAAVQRALDLISGPVVLVGHSYGGFVISNVHDPKVESLVYIAAFAPVQGEVAQAALDPIRFPGSQLWPPALQAAIVDDPGGIAGKNIDGYVAPASFNAVFAQDVGPATAADMIAHQHSIALAANLEPSGPPSWSGTPSWYLVSGADRVIPPSSQRYMAQRMGAHSSEINASHASLVSRPGDVAAVVESAAPR; encoded by the coding sequence ATGAAGCGCAGACATATCGTGCGCGGAGTCTTGGCGGCGCTCGCCATCACGCTCGCCGCCGTGTCCGCAGGGCCCGCACAGGCGGCGCCGCTGCCCACCATCGTCCTGGTCCACGGCGCCTTCGCCGATACCACCAGCTGGGACGGTGTCGCCGCCCTGCTGCGCGACCGCGGCTATCCCGTGGTGACGCCGGACAATCCGCTGCGCGGACCGGCCAGGGACGCGGCCGCCGTCCAGCGCGCGCTGGACCTGATCTCGGGCCCCGTGGTGCTGGTCGGCCACTCCTACGGCGGCTTCGTGATCAGCAACGTGCACGACCCGAAAGTCGAGTCCTTGGTCTACATCGCCGCTTTCGCACCGGTGCAGGGCGAGGTTGCCCAGGCCGCCCTCGACCCGATCCGGTTCCCGGGCAGTCAGCTGTGGCCGCCCGCGCTCCAGGCGGCGATCGTCGACGACCCCGGGGGTATCGCGGGCAAGAACATCGACGGCTATGTGGCTCCCGCCAGCTTCAACGCCGTTTTCGCCCAGGATGTCGGCCCCGCGACCGCCGCCGACATGATCGCCCACCAGCACTCCATCGCGTTGGCGGCCAACCTCGAACCTTCCGGCCCGCCTTCGTGGTCCGGTACCCCCAGCTGGTACCTGGTGTCGGGCGCCGACCGCGTGATCCCACCGTCGTCCCAGCGCTATATGGCCCAGCGGATGGGCGCGCACAGCAGCGAGATCAACGCCTCGCACGCCTCGTTGGTCTCCCGCCCCGGCGACGTGGCCGCCGTGGTCGAATCCGCTGCTCCACGCTGA